The Sulfuricurvum sp. genome contains a region encoding:
- the ccsA gene encoding cytochrome c biogenesis protein CcsA, whose product MNKLHSLLSSMKTMAALMLIFAVSIGYATFIENDYGTMSAKADIYNARWFEILMALLAINLVLNIVKFNMARKGKWLVFLFHVAFLVILVGAAVTRYMGYEGVMHIREGESSDFIMSAEPYVSFEVEKGGKTATFKEPLFLSKRSSNHFNRTLAFENEKIDVKLDNYMGDASFEPVADPKGSPILKMMITTSGGGEPVILKEGDSFEANDVVIDFGSHKKFDKPVVSLSVVEGKVVMNHTIDFNTLSMDTQQTGVAHAGSTELATRTLFQTSQSGFVLREFVPKGVMKLVSAPTKGAKGPMMKMAGGKDALTLNLSNGEQKESVTVMGSTGEAGEAKAVRLGDTLIKVSYGSIERKLPFSISLNDFQLERYPGSMSPASYASKVTLIDQSAGVNMPFRIYMNHILDYKGFRFFQSSYDQDEMGTVLSVNNDPGTIITYIGYILLSIGMFGVLIVKNGRFNGLSEKLKKLDAQKAVASLALAVLMVSGVNLHAADDENPVIKMAKSFDAAHAEKFGHLVIQDTSGRMKPMDTLSNEIVAKLSRSNEILGLTPNQVILGMMLRPDAWREIAMIRTGDKEVNKLLGLSPETKTAAFSQFFQAPDEMTGYKLAQLVDEATRKAPGKRDKFDKTLLQVDERVNVAYMVYTGTLMRMWPRPNDVNHKWDATIEALQTLPPKESEMVRMMAVSYFGSVDAALKSGNWSEADKALGLIEKYQRFAGASVYPSESKLNIEIFYNKTNIFEQLWPLYFLIGFILLVLSFVKILKPDFKLAFYSNATLGLLILFFIAHTAGLAMRWYISGHAPWSNGYESMIYIGWATVLAGFIFSRKSAITLAATGIMTGLILFVAHLNWMDPQVTNLVPVLQSYWLSIHVSMITASYGFLGLGALLGMITLILFIMKNSANEGRLNLAIKELNAINEMSLLIGLVLLTVGNFLGGVWANESWGRYWGWDPKETWALVTILVYAVVVHLRMIKGAYSDYIFSVVSLLAFTAVLMTYFGVNYYLAGMHSYAKGDPVPVPDFVPWSYAVVAIVIAMAYPKRSTN is encoded by the coding sequence ATGAACAAACTACACTCACTTTTGAGCTCCATGAAAACGATGGCAGCTCTTATGCTAATCTTTGCTGTATCGATCGGATACGCTACCTTTATAGAAAACGATTATGGTACGATGAGTGCCAAAGCCGATATCTACAATGCCCGTTGGTTTGAGATATTGATGGCTCTTTTGGCGATTAATCTTGTATTAAACATCGTCAAATTTAATATGGCACGTAAAGGAAAATGGCTTGTATTTTTATTTCACGTTGCTTTTTTAGTTATTTTAGTCGGTGCCGCGGTAACTCGCTACATGGGATATGAGGGGGTCATGCACATTCGCGAGGGTGAAAGCAGTGATTTTATTATGAGCGCTGAGCCGTATGTGAGCTTTGAGGTTGAAAAAGGGGGAAAAACGGCAACATTTAAAGAACCTCTTTTCCTCTCAAAACGCTCATCTAACCATTTTAATCGAACATTAGCATTTGAGAATGAAAAAATCGATGTCAAGCTGGATAACTATATGGGGGATGCCAGTTTTGAACCAGTAGCTGATCCCAAAGGTTCTCCGATATTAAAAATGATGATTACCACAAGTGGCGGTGGAGAACCGGTGATTCTCAAAGAGGGGGATTCATTTGAGGCAAATGATGTGGTTATCGATTTTGGTTCACACAAAAAATTTGATAAACCGGTGGTTTCACTCAGTGTTGTAGAGGGCAAAGTGGTGATGAACCATACCATCGATTTTAACACGTTGAGTATGGATACTCAGCAAACGGGTGTAGCGCACGCTGGGTCAACCGAGCTCGCGACCAGAACACTTTTCCAAACCTCACAAAGTGGATTCGTATTGCGTGAATTTGTCCCTAAAGGGGTGATGAAGCTGGTCTCTGCCCCTACCAAAGGGGCAAAAGGGCCTATGATGAAGATGGCGGGCGGAAAAGATGCCCTTACCCTTAATCTCTCAAATGGTGAACAAAAAGAGTCTGTTACCGTTATGGGTAGTACAGGAGAAGCGGGAGAAGCAAAAGCTGTCCGTTTGGGCGATACACTTATTAAAGTATCCTACGGCTCTATCGAGCGAAAGTTACCGTTTAGCATTTCTTTGAATGATTTTCAATTAGAGCGTTATCCGGGTTCTATGTCACCGGCATCGTATGCAAGTAAAGTGACTCTTATCGATCAAAGTGCAGGAGTTAATATGCCGTTTCGTATCTATATGAACCATATTTTAGATTACAAAGGATTCCGTTTTTTCCAATCCTCTTATGACCAAGATGAGATGGGAACGGTGTTATCGGTTAACAATGATCCGGGGACGATTATCACCTACATCGGTTATATCCTTTTATCCATCGGTATGTTCGGGGTGTTGATTGTTAAAAACGGTCGTTTTAACGGCTTGAGTGAAAAACTCAAAAAACTTGATGCTCAAAAAGCAGTTGCATCATTAGCACTTGCCGTATTGATGGTAAGCGGAGTAAATCTACATGCTGCCGATGATGAGAACCCTGTCATCAAAATGGCAAAAAGTTTTGATGCAGCTCATGCAGAGAAATTCGGTCATTTGGTAATCCAAGATACCAGTGGGCGGATGAAGCCGATGGATACCCTCTCTAATGAGATTGTAGCAAAGCTGAGTCGTAGTAATGAAATATTAGGACTTACACCTAATCAGGTAATTTTAGGGATGATGCTTCGTCCTGATGCATGGCGTGAGATTGCGATGATCCGTACCGGCGACAAAGAGGTTAATAAACTTCTTGGACTTTCACCAGAGACCAAAACAGCGGCTTTTTCACAGTTTTTCCAAGCACCCGATGAGATGACTGGATATAAGCTTGCTCAGTTGGTTGATGAAGCGACTCGAAAAGCTCCGGGAAAACGGGATAAATTTGATAAAACACTGTTACAAGTAGATGAACGTGTCAATGTAGCCTATATGGTTTATACAGGTACATTAATGCGTATGTGGCCACGCCCGAATGATGTGAATCATAAATGGGATGCAACGATTGAAGCGTTACAAACACTTCCTCCAAAAGAGTCAGAAATGGTTCGTATGATGGCAGTGAGCTATTTTGGTTCCGTAGATGCAGCGCTTAAAAGTGGAAATTGGAGTGAAGCGGATAAAGCGCTCGGTTTGATTGAAAAATATCAGCGTTTTGCAGGAGCAAGTGTCTATCCAAGCGAAAGTAAACTGAATATTGAGATTTTTTACAATAAAACTAATATTTTTGAGCAATTATGGCCGCTCTATTTTCTGATAGGGTTTATCTTGCTTGTATTGTCGTTTGTCAAAATTTTAAAACCTGATTTTAAATTAGCATTTTACAGCAATGCGACATTAGGACTTTTGATCCTCTTTTTTATTGCGCATACCGCAGGTTTGGCAATGCGTTGGTACATCTCAGGACACGCACCGTGGTCAAATGGTTATGAGTCGATGATCTACATCGGATGGGCGACTGTATTGGCTGGTTTTATCTTCTCTCGTAAATCGGCGATTACCCTCGCCGCGACGGGGATTATGACGGGGCTTATCCTTTTTGTTGCTCATCTTAATTGGATGGATCCGCAAGTGACCAATCTCGTTCCGGTTCTTCAATCGTACTGGCTTAGTATCCACGTCTCGATGATTACGGCGAGTTACGGCTTCTTGGGACTTGGTGCATTGCTTGGGATGATTACACTCATCCTCTTTATTATGAAAAACAGTGCTAATGAAGGGCGTTTAAACCTCGCGATCAAAGAGCTTAATGCGATCAATGAGATGAGTCTCCTTATCGGTTTGGTTCTTCTCACTGTCGGGAATTTCTTGGGCGGTGTTTGGGCAAATGAGAGTTGGGGACGTTACTGGGGATGGGATCCAAAAGAGACATGGGCTTTGGTAACGATCCTCGTCTATGCCGTCGTAGTTCATTTGCGGATGATCAAAGGGGCATACAGCGATTACATCTTTAGTGTCGTATCGCTTTTAGCATTTACGGCAGTTCTTATGACCTATTTCGGAGTAAACTATTATCTCGCAGGTATGCACTCGTATGCGAAAGGTGATCCTGTACCTGTACCTGATTTTGTACCGTGGAGTTACGCTGTCGTCGCTATTGTCATCGCGATGGCATATCCGAAACGCTCTACCAATTAA
- a CDS encoding HD domain-containing phosphohydrolase gives MVYQKHRLIESLALLEARTGINKDLALRSWIASKGGVYVVADHNNSQPNPYLTIPNRDLNTTNGLQLTLFNPAYALRQISELYTQNSGIQGHLTSLKLLNPNNQPKKWEKNALELIETTRKEHYEISKRNLYYMQPFFIDQQCMKCHANQGYKLGDIRGGLSVEIPLDRYEEIFASGIRPNVILVICIWIIGLIGLYWGYRNAHGRISEKIDLYEQNLYSLVSLIEQRDNYTAGHGRRVGEYSRLIAKEMGMSEEQQEEIYRAGALHDIGKVAIPDSILLKPGRLEPIEKKLIEEHVNASYELLSKVEIFASIAEIIRYHHERADGTGYPLGLIGDEIPIMSQILAIADCFDAMTTNRIYKARKTLEEAVHELNFSCKTQFRYDVLKAALTALASVSLEVHHSQRPTTAMEMERFSYFYKDQLTGVYTSTYLNFLFLEPDFSKYKQLWLINLGNISQFNKAYGWDKGDDLLKHYAQMLQEHYPHLPIIRFQGDDFILFRKDEQKPIIDNLYVDWLKEVGISVSISVVPLDDETTKSLDSLRAQLNKK, from the coding sequence ATGGTTTACCAAAAGCATCGTCTTATAGAGTCATTGGCACTTCTAGAAGCTCGTACCGGCATCAATAAAGACCTTGCATTACGTTCATGGATAGCCTCCAAGGGGGGAGTCTATGTTGTTGCCGATCACAACAATTCTCAACCTAATCCCTATCTCACTATCCCCAATCGTGATCTCAATACCACTAACGGTTTACAACTTACCCTCTTTAACCCCGCTTACGCGCTACGACAAATCTCAGAACTCTATACACAAAACTCCGGTATCCAAGGGCATCTAACCAGTCTCAAGCTTCTCAATCCTAATAACCAACCAAAAAAATGGGAAAAAAATGCCCTAGAACTGATCGAAACTACTCGTAAAGAACATTATGAGATTTCAAAAAGAAATCTCTACTACATGCAACCGTTTTTTATCGATCAACAATGTATGAAATGCCACGCCAATCAAGGGTATAAACTCGGTGATATTCGTGGAGGATTGTCGGTTGAAATTCCACTCGATCGATACGAAGAAATTTTTGCCTCTGGAATCCGCCCTAATGTAATCCTCGTAATTTGTATTTGGATAATCGGACTAATCGGCTTATATTGGGGATATCGCAATGCACATGGACGTATCAGTGAAAAAATTGATCTTTATGAGCAAAATCTTTACTCCCTCGTATCGTTGATCGAACAACGTGATAACTATACTGCCGGACATGGAAGACGGGTAGGAGAGTACTCACGACTGATCGCTAAAGAGATGGGGATGAGCGAAGAGCAACAAGAGGAGATTTACCGTGCGGGGGCACTCCACGATATCGGAAAAGTGGCGATACCTGATTCCATATTACTCAAACCCGGTAGGTTAGAGCCGATAGAGAAAAAGTTAATCGAAGAACATGTAAATGCGAGTTATGAGCTTTTGAGTAAAGTGGAGATATTTGCTTCTATTGCTGAAATAATCCGTTATCATCATGAACGTGCAGATGGAACAGGTTATCCTCTGGGATTGATTGGTGATGAAATTCCAATCATGTCACAAATCTTAGCCATAGCCGATTGTTTTGATGCAATGACGACCAATCGCATCTATAAAGCAAGAAAAACATTAGAAGAAGCAGTTCATGAACTCAACTTCAGTTGCAAAACGCAATTTCGTTATGATGTCCTCAAAGCTGCATTAACTGCACTAGCCAGTGTTTCACTTGAAGTTCATCATTCTCAACGCCCTACCACGGCTATGGAGATGGAGCGATTTTCTTATTTTTACAAAGATCAACTCACCGGTGTCTACACCTCTACCTACCTCAATTTTCTTTTTTTAGAGCCAGATTTTTCAAAATACAAACAATTATGGCTCATTAATTTGGGTAATATCAGCCAATTTAACAAAGCATACGGTTGGGATAAAGGGGATGATCTCCTCAAACATTACGCGCAGATGCTACAAGAGCACTATCCACACTTACCGATTATCCGTTTTCAAGGGGATGATTTTATCCTCTTTCGAAAAGACGAACAAAAACCGATTATCGATAATCTCTATGTTGATTGGCTAAAAGAGGTGGGGATTAGTGTGAGTATATCGGTTGTCCCGCTCGATGATGAGACAACCAAAAGTTTAGATAGTTTGCGAGCGCAATTAAATAAAAAGTAG